One window of the Xiphophorus couchianus chromosome 12, X_couchianus-1.0, whole genome shotgun sequence genome contains the following:
- the ercc8 gene encoding DNA excision repair protein ERCC-8: MLGFLSARQAGVDDPLRLRRAESTRRVLSLKLNPDRDVDRIHGNGINTIDIDAIEGRYMLSGGADGVIVIYDLENHSGKQQYTCRPVRTVGRSSRHVHKFSVETVQWYPYDTGMFVSSSFDKTMKVWDTETLKPAEAFEFEGNVYSHHLSPIARKHSLIAVGTKNPKIQLCDLKSGSRIHVLQGHRAEVLAVRWSPRYENILATASADSKVNIWDVRRASGSLFTLDQHNGEKSKASSQAENTAHNGRVNGLCFTSDGLYLLTTGTDDRMRLWNSATGENTLVNYGKVCNESRKRLQFSVSHGCSPEFVFVPCGSSVAVYALHTGELITMLRGHYNNVDCCEFHPDYQELYSGGKDGNLLAWVPVVRTADVEEEPNGENKVAASLSAVNPAFQDNWSSDED, from the exons ATGCTGGGATTCTTATCAGCAAGACAGGCCGGTGTGGATGACCCTTTGCGACTTAGACGTGCTGAGTCAACGAGAAG AGTCctcagtttgaagctaaatcCCGACAGAGATGTGGACCGGATCCATGGGAATGGGATTAATACCATTGACATTGATGCGATTGAAGGCAGATA TATGTTGTCTGGAGGGGCAGATGGAGTTATTGTCATCTATGACCTGGAGAACCACAGTGGGAAACAACAGTACACCTGCCGACCTGTCCGGACTGTTGGAAG gtcAAGTCGACATGTCCACAAATTCAGTGTGGAGACAGTTCAGTGGTATCCTTATGACACAGGAATGTTTGTCTCTAGTTCCTTTGACAAGACCATGAAAGTGTGGGACACAGAGACTTTAAAG ccagcTGAAGCGTTTGAGTTTGAGGGGAATGTCTACAGTCACCACCTATCACCCATTGCCAGGAAGCACAGTCTCATCGCAG TTGGTACCAAAAACCCTAAAATTCAACTTTGTGACTTGAAGTCTGGTTCACGGATCCACGTTCTTCAGG GTCACAGAGCAGAAGTACTGGCCGTGCGGTGGTCGCCAAGATACGAGAACATCTTAGCAACTGCCAG TGCAGACAGCAAGGTGAACATTTGGGATGTGCGGCGAGCTTCGGGTAGTCTTTTCACTTTGGATCAGCACAACGGAGAGAAGTCGAAAGCTTCATCACAAGCAG AAAACACAGCCCATAATGGCAGAGTGAATGGTCTGTGTTTTACTTCTGATGGCCTTTACCTCCTAACCACCGGCACAGATGACCGCATGAGGCTATGGAATAGCGCCACAGGGGAAAACACACTG GTGAATTATGGGAAGGTATGCAATGAGAGCCGTAAACGGCTGCAGTTCTCCGTGTCTCACGGCTGCAGCccagagtttgtgtttgtgccaTGCGGCAGCTCGGTGGCAGTGTACGCGCTGCACACAGGAGAACTGATCACTATGCTGCGGGGTCACTACAACAACGTGGATTGCTGCGAGTTTCACCCAGACTACCAG GAGCTGTACAGCGGAGGTAAAGACGGTAACTTGCTGGCGTGGGTACCCGTCGTCCGTACCGCAGACGTGGAAGAAGAGCCCAATGGTGAAAATAAG GTTGCTGCCAGCCTGTCTGCTGTGAACCCTGCCTTTCAAGACAATTGGAGCAGCGATGAAGATTAA
- the ndufaf2 gene encoding NADH dehydrogenase [ubiquinone] 1 alpha subcomplex assembly factor 2: protein MSRIAGLLRRSFGIVREHVGTDHLGNKYYSIPEQKTWTGRQIRAKRMVEAANPAEYEYMEGSIPIEWEAWIRGRRKEPPSIEELMMHESQRNEVKLKAMELEEKDLALQAKDYEEGLVATPARTVAKGHASTAIFGKEELSEEPTSTANKFQPGSWLPTSKK, encoded by the exons ATGAGCAGGATTGCTGGCCTCCTACGGCGAAGCTTTGGAATAGTACGTGAACATGTCGGGACAGATCACTTGGGGAATAAATATTACTCTATTCCCGAACAGAAGACGTGGACAG gGAGGCAGATCCGTGCCAAGCGGATGGTGGAGGCAGCCAATCCTGCAGAGTATGAATATATGGAGGGCAGCATTCCGATAGAGTGGGAAG CTTGGATCCGAGGTAGACGGAAGGAGCCTCCCTCCATCGAG GAGCTGATGATGCACGAGTCCCAGAGGAACGAGGTCAAGCTGAAGGCgatggagctggaggagaaagaTCTGGCACTACAGGCTAAAGACTACGAGGAAGGCCTAGTGGCGACTCCTGCCAGGACTGTGGCCAAGGGCCACGCATCCACCGCCATCTTTGGCAAGGAGGAGCTCAGCGAGGAGCCAACCAGCACTGCAAACAAGTTCCAGCCCGGTTCCTGGTTGCCCACGTCAAAGAAATAG
- the smim15 gene encoding small integral membrane protein 15, translated as MIDVRAWAEYVVEWAAKDPYGFLTTVILALTPLFIASALLSWKLAKMIEARDREQKRKQKRQENINKAKRKKD; from the coding sequence ATGATTGATGTGCGAGCATGGGCAGAGTATGTTGTGGAGTGGGCTGCCAAAGACCCCTACGGTTTCCTCACCACCGTCATATTGGCTCTGACCCCTCTGTTCATCGCCAGCGCGCTGCTGTCCTGGAAACTGGCCAAGATGATCGAGGCACGTGACCGCGAACAAAAGAGAAAGCAGAAGCGTcaggaaaacataaacaagGCCAAGAGGAAGAAAGACTGA